The Litoribrevibacter albus DNA segment ACGGGTCTGAGAAGCCGCAAGGATGAAAAGGTTGTCGCAGCGTTTGTCTTTGATCAAAGCCTGTTTCAGTGTGGCTTCTTTGTTAATGACTTGAACAAAGTCGAAAACAACTCGACGTTCACAGTTCATAATAAGGTCTAGGTTACGAAGACCTACATCAAAATCAATAACAACGGTTTTGTGTCCGCGAAGTGCGAGACCTGTACTGATAGCAGCACTAGAGGTGGTTTTACCAACACCTCCTTTACCTGAGGTGACAACGATAATCTTGGCCATGTCAGTCCTGTTCTTTTAGTTCTATCCCTGCGGGCGTGAGAGTCTTTCGGCGATTATTGGTTAAAGCGTATCTATATGCAAGTGGTTTTCCTTGAGCTCAATCTGGCTGCTTTGGCCGATTCTGTCGGCAGGAAGATCATCACTTACTTGATAAACACCAGCGATTGAAATCAGTTCGGCTTGCAATGATTGGCAGAAGATTCTTGCCTCTGAATTTCCGCTGGCACCAGCGATAGCACGGCCTCTCAAGGTTCCGTAAATGTGAATGTTACCATCGGCGATGACTTCGGCTCCTTGGCCGACCTGTGCAAGCACAATCAAATCACTGCCTTTCGCATAAATTTGCTGGCCAGAGCGGACTGGTGTCGCGACGATTTTTGCCTTCACCGTGAGTGCAGCAGCGTCACTTCTATTACTTTCTTCCGACGAATGGTGTGCTTCGACAGCGTTCGTGTTTTGTTCTTGTAATAAAGTGGTGGTAGAGCTTTCAGCTTCGGTCAGCTCTAATTGTTGCGGTTCAGCTGATATAGCGGTATCCGGGATGGCTTCCTGTGATAATGGATCTTCACTCGCTGAAGCACTTGTCTCATTGACCGCTTCGATGCCTTCTTTGGCTTGTTGGGCTTTTTTCTGGAGCTTATTTCGTCCAGGAGGAATCCAGGCAAGGTCTAATCGTTGAGCAAGTTCTTTTAAAGGCTCAGCACCTTTAATTGCAA contains these protein-coding regions:
- the minC gene encoding septum site-determining protein MinC, translating into MSNNAFSLKSQMIPLTVIELTTLDNAIFDQQLTEKVQASPALFDRMPAILGLEAFETADESAIQKLLFTIRKHNILPVAIKGAEPLKELAQRLDLAWIPPGRNKLQKKAQQAKEGIEAVNETSASASEDPLSQEAIPDTAISAEPQQLELTEAESSTTTLLQEQNTNAVEAHHSSEESNRSDAAALTVKAKIVATPVRSGQQIYAKGSDLIVLAQVGQGAEVIADGNIHIYGTLRGRAIAGASGNSEARIFCQSLQAELISIAGVYQVSDDLPADRIGQSSQIELKENHLHIDTL